Part of the Heterodontus francisci isolate sHetFra1 unplaced genomic scaffold, sHetFra1.hap1 HAP1_SCAFFOLD_1027, whole genome shotgun sequence genome, aaCGGATGAACGGGACTGGGTGCGAGTTCGGACTTGGCGCTGTGGGGAGGTGCAGGGGATGTTGCCCGCCCACCTCCTGGTACTTGACGTTTTTTTTTGCCTTTGCAAACAGGTGGAAGGACAGAAGACCCTAGTCACATGCGCCCTCCGTCCGACGGGGATATATGGGGAACACAACGCCCTGATGGCGAACCTGTATCGGGAGCTCGTGAGTTGTGGCCGCAGGAGGCTACGTCTCGCCAAGAAAGAGGTGGAACACGCTCGCGTTTATGTCGGTACGATCCAGCTAGTTCCGAGCGatgtcgccaccccccccccccccccccaccccccttccccctccagGAGGTGGTGTCACAAGTGCATTAAATACACAGTCCCTCTCCACCTCCGGAATCCGGGGAATATCGGGCCTAGTTGCTTGGCTGCTGACTCTCCGGAGGTGTGCAGGCCTCTGAGGCAGGGAATGCCGCCGGTTGCTGCGGGATACGGGGCGCGCGCCGATCCACACTGACCCCCTTTGCCTTCTCCTCTGCCCCTCTCCGCAGGGAACGTGGCCTGGATGCACCTGTTGGCCGCACGGGCCCTCCAGCGGACGCCTGACATCCTGGGCGGTCAGGCCTACTTCTGCTACGACGACTCGCCCTACCTGAGCTACGAGGACTTCGACATGGAGCTCCTGGGGCCCTGCGGCATCCGCATGCTCGGCCAGCGGCCCCCGCTGCCCTTCTGCGCCCTCTACCTGCTCGCCCTCCTGGCCGAGGTGCTGTGCTGGCTCCTGCGGCCCCTGGTGAACTTTAACCCGGCCCTGAACCGCCACACGCTCAGAATAGTCACCACAGCGTTCACCGTCCGCACCGACAAGGCCGCCCGCCACTTTGGCTATCGCCCGCTCGTGCCGTGGACCGAGAGCAAGGCCCGGACGACCAACTGGGCCCAGAGCCTCGACGCGGAGATGTCCAAGAAGCAGTAGCGGACTGGATTCCTCGctccggagggagggggaggggcagggttCGGTCTGAAGTTGTCTCTTTTCTGCTGCCTGTAAGGAATAAAATAGCAAACGTGTTCAATACAGGCTCCATGCCCAGGTTGTCTAGGCAACACGCGATAGGCCCAAGCCTCTCTAACCTGATCCCAGCACCTCAATGTTGTCCCCTGTCCTCCCACGATGTTACCAAGCATTCTGTGATATTCCCACATCCGTGGGACAGTCACGGAATTTTACTTTGCCTCTAACTCCGTGGATCCAAATGAAGAATCaattttgggtggagctaagaaagagTAAGGGCAGCAAACACTGGTGGgaagttgtttataggctaccaaacagtaATGTTAATGTTGGAAAATTAAAGGTGTATATAACATGGGTGATATGTAATAATGGGcgatttcaatttacatatagcCTGGGTAAGCCTCATCAGCACAAATGCTGTGGAAgacgaattcctggagtgtgtacatgaatTCCTGGAGCAGGACGTTGAAGGACCAACTGGGGATCAGGCTGTTTTATATTTAGTGTCatggaatgagaaagggctaattaataaccttgctgtaaaggagccattaggaaatagtgaccataatatgggcTCCacccattaagtttgaaagtgatatagttcattctgaaactagggtcttaaatctgaacaaaggaaactatgaaggcatgAGGGGCAAGTTGACTGTGGTGGGTTGGGAAAAAAACatgaaaagatttgacagtagacaggcaatggctagtatttaaagaggaattacatggtctacaacaagacATAGATTCCACAAAGAccaaatcaactgtggctaacaaaagaagttaaagattgcattagaccaAAGGAAATGGCTGTTCAGGTTGCCAAAAAAAAGTGGTTAAAGCCCGAGGATTGgggcaatttagaatccaacaaaggaggaccgagaaactgataaagaaggggaaaagagagtaTGAATGCAAACGAGTGAGAAACGTAAAGGCggactgattgtaacctcaactccaacattcccgcctacccccgataacctttcaccccctttgcttatcaagaatctatctacctctgccttaaaaatattcaaaggctctgctcccACCGCCTCttaaggaaaagaattccaaagactcacgtccctctgagagaaaaaaattctcctcatctccgtcttaaatgggcgaccccttatttttaaatagtgacccctagttctagattctcccacaaggggaaacatcctttccacattcaccctgtcaagatcaaatatgtttcaatcaagtcgcctcttactcttctaaactccagcggatacaagcctagcctgtccaaactttcccgtaagacagcccacccattccagttattagtctagtgaaccttctctgaactgcttccgatgcatttacatccttccttaaataaggagaccaatactgtatgcagtactccagatgtggtctcaccaatgccctgtataactgaagcataacctccctacttttatattcaattcctctcgcgataaacgataacattctattagctttcctaattacttgctgcacctgcaaactaaccttttgcgattcatgcactaggacacccacatccctctgcatcgcagagctccgcaatctctcaccatttagataatatgcttcttttttattcttcctgccaaagtggacaatttccctctctcccacattacactccatttgccaggtctttgcccactcacttaacctatccatatccctttgtagcctccttatatccccttcacaacttactttcctacctatctttgtgtcatcagcaaatttagtaaccttaccttcggtcccttcatctaagtcatttatataaattgtacaaagttgaggccccagcacagatccctgtggcgcaccactcgttacatcttgccaaccagaaaatgacccatttatgcctactctctgtttcctgttagctagtcaatcttctatccatgccaacatgttaaccccagcaccatgagcttttattttccacaataacctttgatgtggcaccttctggaaatctaagtacaatccatccaccggttcccctcatccacagcgcatgtaactccctcaaagaactccaataaattggttaaacatgatttccctttcacaaaaccatgtcaactctgcctgattaccttgaatttttctaagtgccctgctataacatctttaacaatagcttctaacattttccctaagacagatgttaagctaactggcctgtagtttcctgctttcgtctccctccctttttgagtaaaggagttacattggctattttctaatctaacggaaccttctccgaatctagggaattttggaaaattaaaactaacgcatcaaatatctcaccagccacttcttttaagaccctagggtgaagtccatcaggacccggggacttgtcagcccgcagctccaacaatttgttcagtaccacttccctggtgattgtaattttcttgagttcctccctcccttccatttcctgacttactgggatgttacttgtatcctcaatagtgaagaccgatgcaaaatacctgttcaattcatctgccatctcattattatctattattaattccccagactcactttgttaactcttttttaaatatagaaactcttactatctgtcttcctatttctagctagctttctctcatactctaatttttccctccttcttcatcattctttgctgctttttttaaatattctgtctaatctgctgacctgcctcccatctttacaCAATTATATACTTTTAATTTAAGTTTGATTatatttagttaaccacggatggctttctttctcgttgaaatgtatctattctgtgtattctggaatatccccttaaatgtctgccactgcttctctattgacctgtcccttaacctgatttgccaggtcACTTTAGTCGTAGAGAAAGTGTtgcaatctattataaaggatgtgataacaagaCACTTAGAAAATGATATGAATGGGCagattcaacatggatttgtgaaagggaaatcatggttgacaaacctgttggagttttttgaggatgtaactagtggaatcgataagggggaacaggtggatgtaatatatttagaaaaattttgata contains:
- the hsd3b7 gene encoding 3 beta-hydroxysteroid dehydrogenase type 7 isoform X2, which codes for MSGTAGQVYLVTGGCGFLGKHLVRMLAENGEGISEIRAFDLRPDREIETLSTDAVRVKFIEGDITDYSNVREAVRGVDVVINSAALVDIWGKNPPSKIWAVNYHGTCNVLEACKELGVQYLLHTSTMEVVGPNMKGDHFIRGNEETEYNVQNTGPYAQSKAEAEKLVLQANGEKVKVEGQKTLVTCALRPTGIYGEHNALMANLYRELVSCGRRRLRLAKKEVEHARVYVGNVAWMHLLAARALQRTPDILGGQAYFCYDDSPYLSYEDFDMELLGPCGIRMLGQRPPLPFCALYLLALLAEVLCWLLRPLVNFNPALNRHTLRIVTTAFTVRTDKAARHFGYRPLVPWTESKARTTNWAQSLDAEMSKKQ
- the hsd3b7 gene encoding 3 beta-hydroxysteroid dehydrogenase type 7 isoform X1, which gives rise to MSGTAGQVYLVTGGCGFLGKHLVRMLAENGEGISEIRAFDLRPDREIETLSTDAVRVKFIEGDITDYSNVREAVRGVDVVINSAALVDIWGKNPPSKIWAVNYHGTCNVLEACKELGVQYLLHTSTMEVVGPNMKGDHFIRGNEETEYNVQNTGPYAQSKAEAEKLVLQANGEKVKVKGRRGSQVEGQKTLVTCALRPTGIYGEHNALMANLYRELVSCGRRRLRLAKKEVEHARVYVGNVAWMHLLAARALQRTPDILGGQAYFCYDDSPYLSYEDFDMELLGPCGIRMLGQRPPLPFCALYLLALLAEVLCWLLRPLVNFNPALNRHTLRIVTTAFTVRTDKAARHFGYRPLVPWTESKARTTNWAQSLDAEMSKKQ
- the hsd3b7 gene encoding 3 beta-hydroxysteroid dehydrogenase type 7 isoform X3, which codes for MSGTAGQVYLVTGGCGFLGKHLVRMLAENGEGISEIRAFDLRPDREIETLSTDAVRVKFIEGDITDYSNVREAVRGVDVVINSAALVDIWGKNPPSKIWAVNYHGTCNVLEACKELGVQYLLHTSTMEVVGPNMKGDHFIRGNEETEYNVQNTGPYAQSKAEAEKLVLQANGEKVEGQKTLVTCALRPTGIYGEHNALMANLYRELVSCGRRRLRLAKKEVEHARVYVGNVAWMHLLAARALQRTPDILGGQAYFCYDDSPYLSYEDFDMELLGPCGIRMLGQRPPLPFCALYLLALLAEVLCWLLRPLVNFNPALNRHTLRIVTTAFTVRTDKAARHFGYRPLVPWTESKARTTNWAQSLDAEMSKKQ